Proteins from a genomic interval of Drosophila melanogaster chromosome 2R:
- the Nt5c gene encoding 5' nucleotidase C, isoform C, giving the protein MAKKLPSDVHPDAVFACNELDLSEVQVYGFDYDYTLACYKPILEDLLYNLAREMLVKRFRYPEDILQLEYEPNFAVRGLHYDVEKGLLVKLDSFLQLQLGSVYRGRTKVEADEVLKLYHNRLLPIAYVEGPNNSYRHNTNSKMVQLADLFSVPEMCLLCNVIEYFERNRIDYNPEIVFHDTRTAMGSCHPIMHGKVMRNTEKYIERNPKLVKFFEKLQQAGKNLFLVTNSPYSFVNCGMSFLVGANWRDFFDVVIVQARKPKFFTDESRPIRLFDERTQSHLWDRVFKLEKGKIYYEGSVRQLQELKGWRGHSVLYFGDHPYSDLADVTLKHSWRTGAIISELAHEIKTLNRKDFKMSANWLQMLTQLIEDTQDDDSEAAQICLKEWMEERDQLRNKTKNVFNEQFGSVFRTYHNPTYFSRRLFRFADIYTSDITNLLKFSTTHTFYPRRGVMPHEYASHFI; this is encoded by the exons CCAAGAAGCTGCCCTCCGATGTGCATCCAGATGCGGTCTTCGCCTGCAACGAGCTCGATCTCAGCGAGGTGCAGGTGTACGGATTCGATTACGACTACACGCTGGCCTGCTATAAGCCCATCCTGGAGGACCTGCTGTACAATCTGGCTCGCGAGATGCTGGTGAAGAGGTTCCGCTACCCGGAGGACATCCTCCAGCTGGAGTACGAACCGAACTTTGCGGTACGCGGCCTGCACTACGACGTGGAAAAGGGGCTGCTGGTGAAACTGGACAGTTTCCTGCAGCTACAGCTGGGCTCGGTATACAGGGGACGTACCAAAGTGGAGGCGGATGAGGTGCTGAAGCTCTACCACAACCGCCTGCTGCCTATTGCCTACGTGGAGGGGCCGAACAATAGCTACAGG CATAACACCAACTCCAAAATGGTGCAATTGGCCGACCTGTTTTCTGTACCTGAAATGTGCCTGCTGTGCAATGTAATCGAATATTTTGAACGCAATCGAATCGACTACAATCCAGAGATTGTTTTCCATGACACCAGGACCGCCATGGGCTCCTGCCATCCCATTATGCACGGCAAGGTGATGCGGAACACTGAGAAGTACATAGAACGAAACCCGAAGCTGGTCAAGTTCTTCGAGAAGCTGCAGCAGGCGGGCAAGAATCTCTTTCTAGTCACCAATAGCCCGTACTCGTTTGT AAACTGTGGCATGTCCTTTCTGGTCGGCGCCAACTGGCGTGATTTCTTCGATGTGGTCATCGTGCAGGCCCGCAAACCAAAGTTCTTTACGGATGAATCTCGACCAATAAGGCTATTCGACGAGCGAACGCAGTCACACCTATGGGATCGGGTATTCAAGCTGGAGAAGGGAAAAATCTACTACGAG GGTTCGGTGAGACAGCTTCAAGAGCTGAAGGGCTGGCGTGGTCACTCTGTGCTCTATTTCGGAGATCATCCGTACAGCGACCTAGCAGATGTTACTCTGAAGCACAGCTGGAGGACAGGAGCCATTATTAGCGAACTGGCT CACGAAATTAAAACCCTCAATCGTAAGGACTTCAAGATGAGCGCCAACTGGCTGCAAATGCTGACGCAGCTCATCGAGGACACCCAGGACGATGATAGCGAGGCAGCGCAGATCTGCCTAAAGGAGTGGATGGAGGAGCGGGATCAGTTGCG CAACAAAACGAAGAACGTGTTCAACGAGCAGTTTGGCAGCGTTTTCCGCACCTACCACAACCCCACTTACTTCTCAAGACGCCTCTTCCGCTTTGCCGACATCTACACCAGCGACATAACCAACCTGCTCAAGTTCTCCACCACCCACACCTTTTATCCCCGACGGGGTGTAATGCCCCACGAATATGCCTCCCACTTTATCTAG
- the Nt5c gene encoding 5' nucleotidase C, isoform B produces the protein MLVKRFRYPEDILQLEYEPNFAVRGLHYDVEKGLLVKLDSFLQLQLGSVYRGRTKVEADEVLKLYHNRLLPIAYVEGPNNSYRHNTNSKMVQLADLFSVPEMCLLCNVIEYFERNRIDYNPEIVFHDTRTAMGSCHPIMHGKVMRNTEKYIERNPKLVKFFEKLQQAGKNLFLVTNSPYSFVNCGMSFLVGANWRDFFDVVIVQARKPKFFTDESRPIRLFDERTQSHLWDRVFKLEKGKIYYEGSVRQLQELKGWRGHSVLYFGDHPYSDLADVTLKHSWRTGAIISELAHEIKTLNRKDFKMSANWLQMLTQLIEDTQDDDSEAAQICLKEWMEERDQLRNKTKNVFNEQFGSVFRTYHNPTYFSRRLFRFADIYTSDITNLLKFSTTHTFYPRRGVMPHEYASHFI, from the exons ATGCTGGTGAAGAGGTTCCGCTACCCGGAGGACATCCTCCAGCTGGAGTACGAACCGAACTTTGCGGTACGCGGCCTGCACTACGACGTGGAAAAGGGGCTGCTGGTGAAACTGGACAGTTTCCTGCAGCTACAGCTGGGCTCGGTATACAGGGGACGTACCAAAGTGGAGGCGGATGAGGTGCTGAAGCTCTACCACAACCGCCTGCTGCCTATTGCCTACGTGGAGGGGCCGAACAATAGCTACAGG CATAACACCAACTCCAAAATGGTGCAATTGGCCGACCTGTTTTCTGTACCTGAAATGTGCCTGCTGTGCAATGTAATCGAATATTTTGAACGCAATCGAATCGACTACAATCCAGAGATTGTTTTCCATGACACCAGGACCGCCATGGGCTCCTGCCATCCCATTATGCACGGCAAGGTGATGCGGAACACTGAGAAGTACATAGAACGAAACCCGAAGCTGGTCAAGTTCTTCGAGAAGCTGCAGCAGGCGGGCAAGAATCTCTTTCTAGTCACCAATAGCCCGTACTCGTTTGT AAACTGTGGCATGTCCTTTCTGGTCGGCGCCAACTGGCGTGATTTCTTCGATGTGGTCATCGTGCAGGCCCGCAAACCAAAGTTCTTTACGGATGAATCTCGACCAATAAGGCTATTCGACGAGCGAACGCAGTCACACCTATGGGATCGGGTATTCAAGCTGGAGAAGGGAAAAATCTACTACGAG GGTTCGGTGAGACAGCTTCAAGAGCTGAAGGGCTGGCGTGGTCACTCTGTGCTCTATTTCGGAGATCATCCGTACAGCGACCTAGCAGATGTTACTCTGAAGCACAGCTGGAGGACAGGAGCCATTATTAGCGAACTGGCT CACGAAATTAAAACCCTCAATCGTAAGGACTTCAAGATGAGCGCCAACTGGCTGCAAATGCTGACGCAGCTCATCGAGGACACCCAGGACGATGATAGCGAGGCAGCGCAGATCTGCCTAAAGGAGTGGATGGAGGAGCGGGATCAGTTGCG CAACAAAACGAAGAACGTGTTCAACGAGCAGTTTGGCAGCGTTTTCCGCACCTACCACAACCCCACTTACTTCTCAAGACGCCTCTTCCGCTTTGCCGACATCTACACCAGCGACATAACCAACCTGCTCAAGTTCTCCACCACCCACACCTTTTATCCCCGACGGGGTGTAATGCCCCACGAATATGCCTCCCACTTTATCTAG
- the Nt5c gene encoding 5' nucleotidase C, isoform A — MCAAGSPIVSALLRQNVLLRAGGVLRSWDPISSSLSPSPCKPNYSFEARAFASDAGASAPAATAQISHPKTVSDFQKLHEATKKKFQSKKLPSDVHPDAVFACNELDLSEVQVYGFDYDYTLACYKPILEDLLYNLAREMLVKRFRYPEDILQLEYEPNFAVRGLHYDVEKGLLVKLDSFLQLQLGSVYRGRTKVEADEVLKLYHNRLLPIAYVEGPNNSYRHNTNSKMVQLADLFSVPEMCLLCNVIEYFERNRIDYNPEIVFHDTRTAMGSCHPIMHGKVMRNTEKYIERNPKLVKFFEKLQQAGKNLFLVTNSPYSFVNCGMSFLVGANWRDFFDVVIVQARKPKFFTDESRPIRLFDERTQSHLWDRVFKLEKGKIYYEGSVRQLQELKGWRGHSVLYFGDHPYSDLADVTLKHSWRTGAIISELAHEIKTLNRKDFKMSANWLQMLTQLIEDTQDDDSEAAQICLKEWMEERDQLRNKTKNVFNEQFGSVFRTYHNPTYFSRRLFRFADIYTSDITNLLKFSTTHTFYPRRGVMPHEYASHFI, encoded by the exons ATGTGCGCGGCAGGCAGTCCCATCGTCAGTGCTCTCCTTCGGCAGAATGTGCTCCTGCGAGCTGGTGGTGTCCTCCGGAGCTGGGACCCCATCTCCTCCAGCCTGTCCCCCTCGCCGTGCAAACCAAACTATAGTTTCGAGGCGCGCGCTTTCGCGTCGGACGCTGGAGCTTCCGCTCCAGCTGCAACCGCCCAGATCTCGCACCCAAAAACAGTGAGTGATTTCCAAAAGCTTCACGAAGCCACCAAAAAGAAGTTCCAAT CCAAGAAGCTGCCCTCCGATGTGCATCCAGATGCGGTCTTCGCCTGCAACGAGCTCGATCTCAGCGAGGTGCAGGTGTACGGATTCGATTACGACTACACGCTGGCCTGCTATAAGCCCATCCTGGAGGACCTGCTGTACAATCTGGCTCGCGAGATGCTGGTGAAGAGGTTCCGCTACCCGGAGGACATCCTCCAGCTGGAGTACGAACCGAACTTTGCGGTACGCGGCCTGCACTACGACGTGGAAAAGGGGCTGCTGGTGAAACTGGACAGTTTCCTGCAGCTACAGCTGGGCTCGGTATACAGGGGACGTACCAAAGTGGAGGCGGATGAGGTGCTGAAGCTCTACCACAACCGCCTGCTGCCTATTGCCTACGTGGAGGGGCCGAACAATAGCTACAGG CATAACACCAACTCCAAAATGGTGCAATTGGCCGACCTGTTTTCTGTACCTGAAATGTGCCTGCTGTGCAATGTAATCGAATATTTTGAACGCAATCGAATCGACTACAATCCAGAGATTGTTTTCCATGACACCAGGACCGCCATGGGCTCCTGCCATCCCATTATGCACGGCAAGGTGATGCGGAACACTGAGAAGTACATAGAACGAAACCCGAAGCTGGTCAAGTTCTTCGAGAAGCTGCAGCAGGCGGGCAAGAATCTCTTTCTAGTCACCAATAGCCCGTACTCGTTTGT AAACTGTGGCATGTCCTTTCTGGTCGGCGCCAACTGGCGTGATTTCTTCGATGTGGTCATCGTGCAGGCCCGCAAACCAAAGTTCTTTACGGATGAATCTCGACCAATAAGGCTATTCGACGAGCGAACGCAGTCACACCTATGGGATCGGGTATTCAAGCTGGAGAAGGGAAAAATCTACTACGAG GGTTCGGTGAGACAGCTTCAAGAGCTGAAGGGCTGGCGTGGTCACTCTGTGCTCTATTTCGGAGATCATCCGTACAGCGACCTAGCAGATGTTACTCTGAAGCACAGCTGGAGGACAGGAGCCATTATTAGCGAACTGGCT CACGAAATTAAAACCCTCAATCGTAAGGACTTCAAGATGAGCGCCAACTGGCTGCAAATGCTGACGCAGCTCATCGAGGACACCCAGGACGATGATAGCGAGGCAGCGCAGATCTGCCTAAAGGAGTGGATGGAGGAGCGGGATCAGTTGCG CAACAAAACGAAGAACGTGTTCAACGAGCAGTTTGGCAGCGTTTTCCGCACCTACCACAACCCCACTTACTTCTCAAGACGCCTCTTCCGCTTTGCCGACATCTACACCAGCGACATAACCAACCTGCTCAAGTTCTCCACCACCCACACCTTTTATCCCCGACGGGGTGTAATGCCCCACGAATATGCCTCCCACTTTATCTAG